The stretch of DNA CCTGCAGTTCGACGGCTTCGAAGGCGGCAGCGAAAGCTACGAGTCGTTCATGGCGGACGTTGGGTGCATAGTCATGGGCGGTGAGACTTACGCCTGGCTGATGGAACATGAACCCGGCAAATGGCCGTATCCGTCCACTCCCTGCTACGTCTTCACCCACCACGAACACGCGGCACCGCCGGGCTCCGACATCACGTTCGTGCGGGGCAGCGTCACCGAGTTCGCCGATGACTTCCGCGCGGACGCGGCGGGCCGGAACATCTGGGTGGTTGGTGGCGGCAACCTGGCCGCCCAGTTCGCTGCCGCAGGCCTCCTGGATGAGATCATCCTCTCCGTTATCCCGGTGATCCTGGGCGACGGCAAGCGCCTGTTGCCCATCGAGGGCCCGACGCCGCCTCTTGAGCTGACTGCCTCCCGCACCCTGGGCAGGGGCATCATTGAGTCCCGGTACCTGCTCAACAGCGGCGCCGCCTGAGCGGCACCAGGGCTGCCCTAAGCGCGGTTGTTGTCGCGGAGCATGCTGGTGATCCGGGCGGTGGAGAGCCTGCGGCCCTGCTCGTCGGTCATCACGATTTCATGGGTGGTCAGCGTGCCGCCCAGGTGAATGGCGGTGCAGGTGCCGGTCACCAGGCCCTTCGCGATGGACCGGTGGTGCGTGGCGTTTACCTCGATTCCCACGGCGTGCCGGTTCGGACCGGCGTGCATGGCGGCCGAAAACGAGCCAAGGGTTTCGGCGAGGACCACGTGGGCGCCGCCGTGCAGAATCCCCGCCACCTGCGTGTTCCCTTCCACCGGCATCGTGGCGACTGTCCGTTCCGGGCTCATTTCGAGGAACCGGATCCCCATTTTCACCACCAGCGCGCCGATGCCGAACTGTCCCAGCCAGCCGTGCAGGTGCTCAGGGACGCCGGCGCCTGTCAGCTCGGCCGCAAAGGGGCTGGGCGTGAAATTGTCTATCATGCCAACTAGGCTGGCACCTGTGAGTGAAACAACCAAACCGGCCCCTCTTCCATCCCCAGTACTTCCGCAGGGCGCCGCCGCCCAGGACGCGGCCCCCTCAGCCGGTGAGTCGGTTTCAGCCACTGCCGCCCCTGTCGTTCCGATGACCGGCCAGCCCCGGCTCCTGGTCCTCGACGGACATTCCATGGCATTCCGCGCGTTCTTTGCCCTGCCTGCAGACAAGTTCTCCACGTCCAACGGCCAGCACACCAACGCCATCCACGGCTTCACGTCCATGCTGATCAACCTCATCAAGGAGCAGCAGCCCACCCACATTGCCGTGGCCTTCGACGTCTCCGACGAATCGACCCACCGCAAGGCCGAGTACAGCGAATACAAGGGCGGCAGG from Pseudarthrobacter chlorophenolicus A6 encodes:
- a CDS encoding dihydrofolate reductase family protein, with protein sequence MPRIQYFVAASLDGFIATTGDDLGWLLQFDGFEGGSESYESFMADVGCIVMGGETYAWLMEHEPGKWPYPSTPCYVFTHHEHAAPPGSDITFVRGSVTEFADDFRADAAGRNIWVVGGGNLAAQFAAAGLLDEIILSVIPVILGDGKRLLPIEGPTPPLELTASRTLGRGIIESRYLLNSGAA
- a CDS encoding hotdog fold thioesterase gives rise to the protein MIDNFTPSPFAAELTGAGVPEHLHGWLGQFGIGALVVKMGIRFLEMSPERTVATMPVEGNTQVAGILHGGAHVVLAETLGSFSAAMHAGPNRHAVGIEVNATHHRSIAKGLVTGTCTAIHLGGTLTTHEIVMTDEQGRRLSTARITSMLRDNNRA